From the genome of Lotus japonicus ecotype B-129 chromosome 6, LjGifu_v1.2, one region includes:
- the LOC130725050 gene encoding uncharacterized protein LOC130725050 has product MNCYLRGFSTNRSCAPYSTPVTIEFWRPTPQLAATVFASHSARIFSPYISRHNSHQKLLPPPLLRGLWLSSSSCCRHGCCEVCGCCRLFVIIGAVLRLVVKLISWLLLSSLICRFRVVLRGHEHKGDCDREKQYRFMEIVKSFGF; this is encoded by the exons ATGAACTGCTACCTTAGA GGTTTCTCCACTAATAGATCGTGCGCGCCCTACTCCACACCAGTTACCATAGAATTTTGGCGGCCTACTCCACAGCTTGCTGCTACCGTCTTTGCTTCCCATTCTGCACGCATCTTTTCGCCATATATCTCGCGCCATAACAGCCACCAGAAATTGTTGCCGCCACCGTTGCTTCGAGGTTTGTGGTTGTCTTCCTCGTCTTGTTGCCGCCACGGTTGCTGCGAGGTTTGTGGGTGTTGCCGTCTCTTTGTGATTATTGGCGCCGTACTCCGTCTTGTTGTCAAACTCATCTCGTGGTTGTTGCTGTCATCTCTAATTTGCCG CTTCAGAGTGGTATTGCGAGGCCATGAGCACAAAGGTGATTGTGATAGAGAGAAACAATACAG GTTTATGGAGATAGTGAAGTCTTTTGGATTTTGA